Proteins encoded in a region of the Magallana gigas chromosome 8, xbMagGiga1.1, whole genome shotgun sequence genome:
- the LOC136270720 gene encoding uncharacterized protein: MLKSGIILFVTKLDNFNNEPLRTKLIKEVDKHCIEEVEFVIETRSEMISKLTCILEKRLSKYLKQIQEKLIKYSPPTENTGSGLCEVNAILRRLKQAERYPENLTENDEDNESDHLEINRILNRFSESLLYYEINGNILNVVANDKGVKEWLEAGLLEAGFENLHLVINVQDHLSVSELSKTGEPLHGAKFVYVNEGVAAFHANKCYATTGSLMFTSNNNRMVAVTCRHALKHVDTCYTLIDNEVVELGKEMPQPNNNMEKLHDDITVVLINEVTRSIIYEKCEKLLIDDFGHPSPAKVSLQDLKVGDIVHKRGATTGLTTGTVKKVETTIHDKKFVSPSTVIYIAGWNYKPFAEKGDSGSLVFRHSLSPEKDSLNVVAMVQAKTTIPYVGERIICFPMNKGCETLIQNIPDLQDLQFYDR; this comes from the exons ATGTTAAAATCTGGAATCATTTTGTTTGTGACAAAACTCGACAATTTCAATAATGAGCCACTTAGAACGAAACTTATCAAAGAAGTGGACAAACATTGTATTGAAGAAGTTGAATTTGTCATTGAGACTCGTTCAGAAATGATCAGCAAACTAACCTGCATTCTTGAAAAAAGGTTATCAAAGTATCTCAAACAAATTCAAGAAAAACTAATTAAATACTCACCTCCTACGGAAAACACTGGATCAGGTCTCTGTGAAGTGAATGCAATTCTTAGGCGACTAAAACAGGCAGAACgataccctgaaaatttgaccGAGAACGACGAAGATAATGAATCGGATCACCTTGAAATCAACAGAATACTAAACAG gTTTAGTGAAAGTCTTCTCTACTACGAAATTAATGGCAATATACTAAACGTTGTAGCAAATGATAAGGGTGTTAAAGAGTGGCTTGAAGCTGGCCTCTTAGAGGCAGGTTTTGAAAACCTACATTTAGTTATCAATGTTCAAGACCACCTTTCGGTATCAGAGCTAAGTAAAACAGGAGAACCTTTACACGGAGCCAaatttgtatatgtaaatgaAGGCGTAGCCGCTTTTCACGCAAATAAATGCTACGCAACAACGGGAAGTCTTATGTTCACAAGCAATAACAATCGCATGGTCGCAGTGACATGCCGACATGCATTGAAACATGTAGACACTTGCTATACTTTGATAGACAACGAAGTAGTGGAGCTTGGGAAAGAAATGCCGCAACCAAACAATAATATGGAGAAACTACATGATGACATTACAGTTGTTTTAATCAACGAAGTGACTCGCtctattatttatgaaaaatgtgaaaaacTTCTCATTGATGATTTTGGACATCCATCTCCAGCCAAAGTTTCTCTCCAAGATCTCAAAGTGGGCGATATTGTTCACAAAAGAGGAGCAACAACTGGGCTTACAACCGGTACTGTCAAAAAAGTTGAAACTACAATACATGATAAGAAATTTGTTTCACCAAGTACCGTAATTTATATTGCTGGATGGAATTACAAACCATTTGCAGAAAAAGGCGATTCGGGATCACTAGTATTTCGACATTCACTGTCACCAGAAAAAGATTCGTTAAATGTCGTTGCTATGGTGCAGGCTAAAACAACAATACCATATGTGGGTGAACGAATAATTTGTTTTCCGATGAACAAAGGTTGCGAGACTTTGATACAAAATATACCCGATTTGCAAGATCTGCAATTTTACGACAGGTGA